In Streptomyces showdoensis, the following proteins share a genomic window:
- a CDS encoding non-ribosomal peptide synthetase, translated as MIPLSFSQLRFWFQEELDRAGASPHASMALRLSGPLDVAALGDALRDVVARHESLRTVFPVTDGVPGQRILESATVGLPVRRGVTEREAEAAVAEEAGHLFDLERELPLRAVLLALDSPDLHVLAVTVHHIAFDGWSVAPFLRDLARAYAARADGRPPAWEELPFQYADFTLWQRKELGAPDDPGSVFAEQLAHWTGVLSGAPAELPLPADRPRPATATHRAGTVPFHLPPELVRDLAPLARRHGASTFMVLHAALAGLLGRLGGGSDVLVGSPVAGRTDVGLDELAGCFVNTVVVRTDTSGDPDFHELVRRARTGVMAALDHQDVPFEQVVEAVNPPRSAARHPLFQVMLSLQNNAGAAVRLPGLECRLLAPVPHRTVAFDLLLDLTETDGALDGTLVYARDLFDHATAERLVRGFTAFLTEAVAAPERRIGALELLAPAERRTVLETWNGRETTLPAGSVPELFRRRAAAAPDDLAVVCGATRLDYAGLEARAERLARRLRRAGAGPERLVAVAMGRSAELVVALLAVLKAGAAYLPLDPRNPEERQRAVLDEARPCLLLTDAATRERAEALAGTGPGLPLVVVEAGDTGDTGDTGDAGDDQAAADAKGTTDATDATHTTHTTHTTHTTHTTHTTESESSDVAVDAVDAGQAAYVMYTSGSTGRPKGVLVTHRNIVALASDPCWAADGGHRRVLAHSPHSFDASTYELWVPLLGGGTVVMVPAGDSSPRALERAVAEGGATSAFLTTSLFNLLVAEGSPVFGRLGQVWTGGEQPSAGALRRMLTDFPGTALTHVYGPTENTTFTTFRRLDPARDAAGGKPPIGRPMANTRAYVLDERLRPVPVGVPGELYLAGAGLARGYLGRPGLTAGLFVADPHGAPGTRMYRTGDLVRWTADGELDFLARTDDQVKIRGFRIEPREVEAVLERHPAVGRAAVLVREDRPGERGLVAYVVPAPHAGAGLAAELDGHARRALPDYMVPVVVVLPEGLPLTPNGKLDRAALPAPAAHPVSRPPRTPAERLLCGLFAEVLGVPEVGADDDFFALGGHSLLAVRLVNRLREVLDEGIGTRAVFESPTPAGLAGRFGSAGAGRGPLRLPPRGEVLPPSFSQLRFWLQGELAEGAGSQTVTTALRLTGPLDAGALSAALGDVVARHESLRTVFPVTDGMPRQLVLAPAEFELPLREVSRRDVEAALASAAERDVDLAREVPLRAELLVCAPEEHVLAVTVHHIAFDGWSAAPFLRDLSAAYAARLRGRIPEFPELPLQYADFALWQRAALGAPEDPGSAFAEQLAHWTGALAGAPGEIPLPADRPRPAAGTQRVGTVPFRLGPEEHARLTALARKHGASVFMVLHAALAGLLRRLGGGTDVLVGSPVAGRTDSGLDELVGCFVNTVVVRTDVSGDPDFGELLDRVRPGVLAALENQDVPFERVVEAVAPERSAARHPLFQVMLSLQNNAAGAAELSGLRVDVLRHGRYRSVPFDLLFDLTESRGGLDGTLVYAQDLFDHATAERLAGWFTAFLTDATARPALPVRRLDLLSPAERDTLLTEWSGPAAGAEPLTGTVSDRFREQAARTPDAPAVLHGARRITYGELDARVGRLAGRLRGLGAGPERLVAVAMDRTPDLLVALLAVHRTGAGYLPVDPQHPRDRVASVLSEAAPLLVLTDRATRDALGTADWLTVDDPRLDAVGAPGAEEAVPADGTAYVLYTSGSTGRPKGVAVTHRNLAHLLAAVGGRLPLGPADRLLAVTTVAFDIAHLELLLPLLGGAAVVLAAPDEVRDPHALGRLIGRHRVTAVQATPSLWSGLVAEVPDAVRGLRVLVGGEALPPALAAGLVGLAAEVTNVYGPTETTIWSLAAPLGPEDAERPPLGSPLGETRVYVLDAALRPVPVGVPGELYIGGQGVARGYLGRPGLTAERFVAAPYGPPGSRLYRTGDLVRWTGDGELVFLGRGDDQVKLRGFRVEPGEIEAVLDRHPHVTRSAVVVREDRPGERRLVAYVAPARATGPGTATGTGTGSASADALVSELDGWARRALPPYMVPAVVVLPEGLPLTPNGKLDRSALPAPEAPAAGPAREPETPAEKLLCELFAAVLGRASVGVEDDFFALGGDSIVSIRLVSRARSRGLSLSTRDVFRHRTVAELAAHAKVRPPKAGAAKGTAPAEPSGAVPLTPIVHWQRERGGPVDGFHQSVLVRTPADLSPQRLRALLQSLLDRHDGLRTRLTRTPAWRLDVLPRGAVDAAGCLVRIDAAGRADGELAELVRAEADAARRRLAPEAGTMLQAVWGDAGPGRPGRLLLMVNHLVVDGVSWRILLEDLGSGAAPRAAGPDVVPVSYAEWGRLLEREAPARAAELPFWLGVVEGADDLVHGAELLPARDVEGAKRTVTRVLPADRTEALLTRVPARLGVGVNAVLLGALSTAAGHWRTPPAGASGGAAPFLVDVEGHGREEIADGLDLSATVGWFTSMFPVRLPGRPGDPDGVVRAVDEQLGGMPDKGLGFGLLRYLRAESATVLAARPRAQILFNYLGRFDRPDGSDWGLAPEAGAVSSGGDPEMPLTHLLELSAVVHDRGDRPELHVTWAYPEGLLDRPRVEALADAWFEALDTLTAHTGEPGETA; from the coding sequence GGGGTGCCCGGGCAGCGGATCCTGGAGTCCGCGACGGTCGGTCTGCCGGTACGGCGGGGGGTCACGGAGCGGGAGGCCGAGGCCGCCGTGGCCGAGGAGGCCGGGCACCTCTTCGATCTGGAGCGGGAACTCCCGCTGCGGGCCGTCCTGCTGGCCCTCGACTCCCCGGACCTGCACGTGCTGGCGGTCACCGTGCACCACATCGCCTTCGACGGCTGGTCGGTCGCCCCGTTCCTCCGCGACCTCGCGCGGGCCTACGCCGCGCGCGCCGACGGAAGGCCTCCGGCCTGGGAGGAACTCCCCTTCCAATACGCGGACTTCACCCTGTGGCAGCGCAAGGAGCTCGGCGCGCCCGACGACCCGGGCAGCGTCTTCGCCGAGCAGCTGGCGCACTGGACCGGCGTGCTCTCCGGCGCTCCGGCCGAGCTCCCGCTGCCCGCCGACCGGCCGCGCCCGGCCACGGCCACCCACCGGGCCGGCACAGTCCCCTTCCACCTGCCGCCCGAGCTCGTCCGGGACCTGGCGCCCCTCGCCCGCCGGCACGGCGCCAGCACGTTCATGGTGCTCCACGCGGCGCTCGCGGGCCTGTTGGGGCGGCTCGGCGGCGGCTCGGACGTCCTGGTGGGCAGCCCGGTCGCCGGCCGCACCGACGTCGGCCTCGACGAGCTCGCCGGCTGCTTCGTCAACACCGTCGTCGTCCGGACCGACACCTCCGGCGACCCCGACTTCCACGAGCTGGTCCGCCGGGCCCGAACCGGTGTCATGGCGGCGCTCGACCATCAGGACGTGCCCTTCGAGCAGGTCGTGGAGGCCGTCAACCCGCCCCGGTCGGCGGCCCGTCACCCGCTGTTCCAGGTCATGCTGAGCCTGCAGAACAACGCGGGCGCCGCCGTGCGCCTGCCCGGTCTCGAATGCCGCCTGCTCGCCCCCGTCCCCCACCGGACCGTCGCCTTCGACCTGCTCCTCGACCTCACCGAGACCGACGGGGCGCTCGACGGCACCCTGGTCTACGCCCGGGACCTCTTCGACCACGCGACCGCCGAGCGTCTGGTCCGCGGCTTCACCGCCTTCCTGACCGAGGCGGTCGCCGCCCCGGAGCGGCGGATCGGCGCCCTGGAGCTCCTCGCGCCCGCCGAGCGCCGGACGGTCCTGGAGACGTGGAACGGGCGCGAGACGACGCTCCCGGCCGGCTCGGTGCCGGAGCTGTTCCGGCGACGCGCCGCCGCCGCCCCCGACGACCTCGCGGTGGTGTGCGGCGCGACCCGGCTCGACTACGCCGGGCTGGAGGCCCGCGCCGAGCGCCTCGCCCGCCGCCTGCGCCGGGCGGGCGCGGGTCCGGAGCGGCTGGTCGCCGTGGCCATGGGCCGCTCGGCCGAGCTGGTCGTCGCCCTGCTCGCCGTCCTGAAGGCGGGGGCCGCCTACCTGCCCCTGGACCCGCGCAATCCGGAGGAGCGGCAGCGCGCGGTCCTGGACGAGGCCCGGCCCTGCCTGCTCCTGACGGACGCGGCCACGAGGGAGCGGGCCGAGGCGCTCGCGGGGACGGGGCCCGGGCTGCCGCTGGTGGTCGTCGAGGCCGGGGACACCGGGGACACCGGGGACACCGGGGACGCCGGGGACGACCAGGCCGCCGCGGATGCCAAGGGCACCACGGACGCCACGGACGCCACTCACACCACTCACACCACTCACACCACTCACACCACTCACACCACTCACACCACTGAAAGCGAAAGCTCCGACGTCGCCGTGGACGCCGTGGACGCCGGGCAGGCCGCGTACGTGATGTACACGTCCGGCTCCACCGGCCGCCCCAAGGGCGTCCTGGTGACCCACCGGAACATCGTGGCCCTCGCCTCCGACCCCTGCTGGGCGGCGGACGGCGGCCACCGGCGGGTGCTCGCCCACTCGCCGCACTCCTTCGACGCCTCGACGTACGAGCTGTGGGTCCCTCTGCTCGGCGGCGGGACGGTCGTCATGGTGCCGGCCGGCGACTCCTCGCCGCGGGCGCTGGAGCGGGCCGTGGCCGAGGGCGGCGCGACGAGCGCGTTCCTCACCACCTCGCTGTTCAACCTGTTGGTCGCGGAGGGGAGTCCGGTGTTCGGCCGGCTCGGGCAGGTCTGGACGGGCGGCGAGCAGCCGTCGGCCGGGGCGCTGCGGCGGATGCTGACGGACTTCCCCGGCACGGCGCTGACCCATGTCTACGGGCCCACCGAGAACACGACGTTCACCACCTTCAGGCGTCTTGACCCGGCGCGGGACGCGGCCGGCGGGAAGCCGCCGATCGGCCGGCCCATGGCGAACACCCGGGCGTACGTGCTGGACGAGCGGCTCCGGCCGGTGCCGGTCGGGGTGCCCGGCGAGCTGTACCTCGCGGGCGCCGGTCTCGCCCGCGGCTATCTCGGGCGCCCCGGTCTCACCGCGGGGCTCTTCGTCGCGGATCCGCACGGCGCGCCCGGCACCCGCATGTACCGCACCGGGGACCTCGTGCGGTGGACCGCGGACGGCGAGCTCGACTTCCTCGCCCGCACCGACGACCAGGTGAAGATACGCGGCTTCCGCATCGAGCCCCGCGAGGTGGAGGCCGTCCTGGAGCGCCACCCGGCCGTCGGCCGGGCCGCCGTCCTCGTACGGGAGGACCGGCCCGGGGAGCGCGGCCTGGTCGCCTACGTGGTCCCCGCCCCGCACGCCGGTGCCGGTCTCGCGGCGGAGCTCGACGGGCACGCCCGGCGGGCCCTGCCCGACTACATGGTGCCGGTCGTGGTCGTGCTGCCCGAGGGGCTGCCGCTCACCCCCAACGGCAAGCTGGACAGGGCGGCGCTGCCCGCCCCGGCGGCGCACCCCGTCAGCCGTCCGCCCCGCACCCCCGCCGAACGGCTGCTGTGCGGGCTCTTCGCCGAGGTGCTCGGGGTCCCGGAGGTCGGCGCGGACGACGACTTCTTCGCGCTCGGCGGCCATTCCCTGCTGGCCGTACGGCTGGTGAACCGGCTGCGCGAGGTGCTGGACGAGGGGATCGGCACGCGGGCGGTCTTCGAGTCGCCGACGCCCGCGGGGCTCGCCGGGCGGTTCGGGTCCGCGGGCGCCGGGCGCGGACCGCTGCGGCTCCCGCCGCGCGGGGAGGTGCTGCCGCCGTCCTTCTCCCAGCTGCGGTTCTGGCTGCAGGGCGAGCTGGCGGAGGGGGCCGGCTCGCAGACGGTCACGACCGCCCTGCGGCTGACCGGACCGCTGGACGCCGGGGCGCTGTCGGCGGCCCTCGGGGACGTGGTGGCCCGGCACGAGAGCCTGCGCACCGTGTTCCCGGTGACCGACGGCATGCCCCGCCAACTGGTCCTCGCTCCGGCGGAGTTCGAGCTCCCGTTGCGCGAGGTGTCCCGTCGGGACGTCGAGGCGGCGCTGGCGAGCGCGGCCGAGCGGGACGTCGACCTGGCGCGGGAGGTCCCGCTGCGGGCCGAGCTCCTCGTCTGCGCCCCCGAGGAACACGTCCTCGCGGTCACGGTCCACCACATCGCCTTCGACGGCTGGTCCGCCGCCCCGTTCCTCCGCGACCTCTCCGCGGCCTATGCCGCCCGACTGCGGGGCCGCATCCCCGAATTCCCCGAACTCCCCCTCCAGTACGCCGACTTCGCCCTGTGGCAGCGGGCCGCGCTCGGTGCGCCCGAGGACCCGGGCAGCGCCTTCGCCGAGCAGCTCGCCCACTGGACCGGCGCGCTGGCCGGCGCCCCCGGGGAGATCCCGCTGCCCGCCGACCGGCCGCGCCCCGCCGCCGGCACCCAGCGCGTGGGCACGGTGCCGTTCCGGCTCGGTCCCGAGGAGCACGCGCGGCTGACGGCCCTGGCGCGGAAGCACGGCGCGAGCGTGTTCATGGTGCTCCACGCCGCTCTGGCGGGGCTGTTGCGACGGCTCGGCGGCGGGACGGACGTCCTTGTCGGCAGTCCCGTCGCCGGCCGCACCGACAGCGGCCTGGACGAGCTGGTCGGCTGCTTCGTGAACACCGTGGTGGTGCGCACCGACGTCTCCGGCGATCCGGACTTCGGCGAGCTGCTCGACCGCGTCCGCCCCGGCGTCCTGGCCGCGCTGGAGAACCAGGACGTGCCCTTCGAGCGGGTCGTGGAAGCCGTCGCCCCGGAGCGGTCGGCGGCCCGGCACCCGCTCTTCCAGGTCATGCTGAGCCTGCAGAACAACGCGGCCGGTGCGGCGGAACTGTCCGGCCTCCGCGTCGACGTGCTGCGCCACGGCCGGTACCGCTCCGTCCCCTTCGACCTGCTCTTCGACCTCACCGAGTCCCGCGGGGGCCTCGACGGCACCCTCGTCTACGCCCAGGACCTCTTCGACCACGCCACCGCCGAGCGGCTCGCCGGCTGGTTCACCGCCTTCCTCACCGACGCGACCGCCCGCCCCGCGCTTCCGGTGCGCCGGCTGGACCTGTTGTCCCCCGCCGAGCGGGACACCCTCCTCACCGAGTGGAGCGGACCGGCGGCCGGTGCGGAGCCGCTGACCGGTACGGTGTCGGACCGGTTCCGGGAGCAGGCCGCCCGGACGCCCGACGCACCGGCCGTGCTCCACGGGGCCCGCCGGATCACGTACGGCGAGCTCGACGCGCGGGTCGGGCGACTGGCCGGACGGCTGCGCGGGCTCGGTGCCGGGCCGGAGCGGCTGGTCGCCGTGGCGATGGACCGCACCCCCGACCTCCTGGTCGCGCTCCTCGCCGTGCACCGGACCGGGGCCGGGTACCTGCCGGTCGATCCGCAGCACCCCAGGGACCGGGTGGCGTCGGTGCTGTCCGAGGCCGCGCCGCTGCTCGTGCTCACGGACCGCGCCACCCGCGACGCGCTCGGCACGGCCGACTGGCTCACCGTGGACGACCCCCGGCTCGACGCCGTCGGCGCCCCGGGCGCGGAGGAGGCGGTCCCGGCCGACGGCACGGCGTACGTCCTCTACACCTCGGGGTCGACGGGCCGGCCGAAGGGGGTCGCGGTCACCCACCGCAATCTGGCCCATCTGCTCGCCGCCGTGGGGGGCCGGCTGCCGCTGGGCCCCGCCGACCGCCTGCTCGCGGTGACGACCGTCGCCTTCGACATCGCCCATCTGGAGCTCCTGCTGCCCCTGCTGGGCGGGGCCGCCGTCGTCCTCGCCGCGCCCGACGAGGTGCGCGATCCGCACGCCCTCGGCCGTCTGATCGGACGGCACCGGGTCACCGCCGTCCAGGCGACGCCCTCCCTGTGGTCCGGCCTCGTGGCCGAGGTCCCCGACGCCGTCCGCGGACTGCGGGTCCTGGTCGGCGGGGAGGCGCTGCCGCCCGCCCTGGCCGCCGGACTGGTCGGCCTGGCCGCGGAGGTCACCAACGTGTACGGGCCCACCGAGACGACCATCTGGTCCCTGGCGGCTCCCCTCGGCCCGGAGGACGCGGAGCGCCCGCCGCTCGGGTCTCCGCTGGGCGAGACCCGGGTGTACGTCCTGGACGCGGCGCTGCGGCCGGTGCCCGTCGGCGTGCCGGGCGAGCTGTACATCGGCGGCCAGGGCGTGGCGCGGGGGTACCTCGGCCGGCCGGGGCTGACCGCCGAGCGCTTCGTCGCCGCTCCGTACGGTCCGCCCGGCAGCCGCCTGTACCGCACCGGCGACCTGGTCCGGTGGACCGGCGACGGCGAGCTCGTGTTCCTCGGGCGCGGCGACGACCAGGTGAAGCTGCGCGGATTCCGGGTCGAGCCCGGCGAGATCGAGGCGGTCCTGGACCGGCACCCCCACGTCACCCGCAGCGCCGTGGTGGTGCGCGAGGACCGGCCGGGCGAGCGCCGGCTCGTCGCGTACGTCGCGCCCGCCCGGGCCACCGGCCCGGGCACGGCTACCGGCACCGGCACCGGCTCTGCATCCGCCGACGCGCTCGTCTCCGAACTCGACGGGTGGGCGCGGCGGGCGTTGCCGCCGTACATGGTCCCCGCCGTCGTCGTCCTGCCCGAGGGGCTGCCGCTCACGCCCAACGGGAAGCTCGACCGCTCGGCGCTGCCCGCCCCGGAGGCTCCCGCCGCCGGGCCGGCCCGGGAGCCGGAGACCCCCGCCGAGAAGCTGCTCTGCGAGCTGTTCGCCGCCGTCCTCGGCCGGGCCTCCGTCGGCGTGGAGGACGACTTCTTCGCGCTCGGAGGCGACAGCATCGTGTCGATCCGGCTGGTGTCCCGCGCCCGCTCCCGCGGTCTGTCCCTCTCCACGCGGGACGTCTTCCGCCACCGGACCGTCGCCGAGCTGGCCGCCCACGCGAAGGTGCGACCGCCCAAGGCGGGCGCGGCGAAGGGCACCGCCCCGGCGGAGCCGTCCGGGGCGGTGCCGCTCACCCCGATCGTCCACTGGCAGCGCGAACGGGGCGGGCCCGTCGACGGGTTCCACCAGTCCGTGCTGGTCCGTACCCCGGCCGACCTGTCGCCACAGCGCCTGCGGGCGCTGCTCCAGTCGCTGCTGGACCGGCACGACGGGCTGCGGACGCGGCTGACGCGCACCCCCGCGTGGCGCCTCGACGTGCTGCCGCGCGGCGCGGTCGACGCGGCCGGGTGCCTCGTACGGATCGACGCGGCCGGCCGGGCCGACGGGGAGCTCGCGGAGCTGGTGCGCGCCGAGGCGGACGCGGCGCGGCGGCGGCTGGCGCCCGAGGCGGGGACCATGCTCCAGGCGGTGTGGGGCGACGCGGGTCCCGGCCGGCCCGGCCGGCTGCTCCTGATGGTCAACCACCTGGTCGTGGACGGCGTCTCGTGGCGGATCCTCCTGGAGGACCTGGGCTCCGGCGCGGCCCCTCGCGCGGCGGGCCCGGACGTCGTGCCCGTGTCGTACGCCGAGTGGGGGCGCCTGCTGGAGCGCGAGGCGCCGGCGCGGGCCGCCGAACTCCCCTTCTGGCTCGGTGTCGTCGAGGGGGCGGACGATCTGGTGCACGGCGCGGAGCTGCTGCCCGCCCGTGACGTGGAGGGCGCGAAGCGCACCGTCACCCGGGTGCTGCCCGCCGACCGCACGGAGGCGCTGCTGACCCGCGTGCCCGCCCGGCTGGGCGTCGGGGTGAACGCGGTGCTGCTGGGGGCGCTGAGCACGGCCGCGGGGCACTGGCGCACACCGCCCGCCGGGGCCTCCGGCGGCGCGGCGCCGTTCCTGGTGGACGTGGAGGGGCACGGCCGGGAGGAGATCGCCGACGGCCTCGACCTGTCGGCGACCGTGGGCTGGTTCACCAGCATGTTCCCGGTGCGGCTGCCGGGGCGGCCGGGCGATCCGGACGGCGTCGTACGGGCCGTGGACGAGCAGCTCGGCGGCATGCCGGACAAGGGGCTCGGCTTCGGACTGCTGCGGTACCTGCGTGCGGAGAGCGCGACCGTGCTCGCGGCGCGGCCCCGGGCGCAGATCCTGTTCAACTACCTGGGCCGGTTCGACCGGCCGGACGGCTCCGACTGGGGCCTGGCTCCGGAGGCGGGGGCGGTCTCCAGCGGCGGCGACCCGGAGATGCCCCTGACGCACCTCCTGGAGCTGTCCGCGGTCGTCCACGACCGCGGGGACCGGCCGGAGCTCCACGTCACCTGGGCGTATCCGGAGGGCCTGCTGGACCGGCCCCGGGTGGAGGCCCTGGCCGACGCGTGGTTCGAGGCCCTGGACACCCTGACCGCACACACCGGCGAACCGGGAGAGACGGCGTGA